The following proteins are co-located in the Aquarana catesbeiana isolate 2022-GZ linkage group LG02, ASM4218655v1, whole genome shotgun sequence genome:
- the LOC141129653 gene encoding histone H1.5-like has product MTETESAPAAAPPAEPAAKKKPAKKAAAGGAKKGSKKPSGPSVSELLVKAVAASKERSGVSLSALKKVLSAGGYDVDKNNSRLKIAIRGLVTKGTLVQVKGHGASGSFKINKKQEDKAAGAKKSTKKPSAAAKSPKKPAAKKPAKSPKKKTTTKAPTAAKSPKKAAKKPAKKPAAAKAKKVTKSPKKPKAAAKPKKVAKSPAKKAAKPKTAAKPKKAAPKKK; this is encoded by the coding sequence ATGACGGAGACTGAAAGCGCCCCAGCCGCCGCTCCTCCAGCGGAGCCCGCCGCCAAGAAGAAGCCGGCCAAGAAGGCGGCAGCCGGAGGAGCCAAGAAAGGCAGCAAGAAGCCGTCCGGTCCCAGCGTGTCCGAGCTCCTCGTCAAAGCCGTGGCCGCTTCCAAAGAGCGCAGCGGGGTCTCCCTATCCGCCCTCAAGAAGGTCCTGTCCGCCGGAGGATACGATGTGGACAAGAACAACAGCCGCCTCAAGATCGCCATCAGGGGGCTGGTGACTAAGGGGACCCTCGTCCAGGTCAAAGGACATGGCGCCTCCGGATCCTTCAAGATCAACAAGAAGCAGGAGGACAAGGCGGCAGGCGCCAAGAAAAGCACCAAGAAGCCATCGGCTGcggccaagtcccccaagaagccggccgccaagaagccagccaagtcccccaagaagaagACCACCACCAAAGCCCCCACCGCAGCCAAGAGCCCCAAGAAGGCCGCCAAGAAACCCGCAAAAAAGCCTGCAGCTGCTAAAGCCAAGAAGGTGACAAAGAGCCCCAAGAAGCCCAAAGCTGCAGCCAAGCCGAAAAAAGTCGCCAAGAGTCCGGCTAAGAAGGCGGCTAAACCCAAGACAGCAGCCAAGCCCAAGAAGGCCGCTCCAAAGAAGAAATAA
- the LOC141126729 gene encoding histone H3, with protein sequence MARTKQTARKSTGGKAPRKQLATKAARKSAPATGGVKKPHRYRPGTVALREIRRYQKSTELLIRKLPFQRLVREIAQDFKTDLRFQSSAVMALQEASEAYLVGLFEDTNLCAIHAKRVTIMPKDIQLARRIRGERA encoded by the coding sequence ATGGCAAGAACCAAGCAGACAGCCCGTAAGTCCACCGGAGGCAAAGCTCCccgcaagcagctggccaccaAAGCCGCCCGCAAGAGCGCCCCGGCCACCGGCGGAGTCAAGAAGCCTCACCGCTACAGGCCCGGCACCGTGGCTCTCCGAGAGATCCGCCGCTACCAGAAATCCACCGAGCTGCTCATCCGCAAGCTGCCCTTCCAGCGCCTCGTCCGAGAGATCGCCCAGGACTTCAAGACCGACCTGCGCTTCCAGAGCTCCGCCGTCATGGCTCTGCAGGAGGCCTCTGAGGCTTACCTCGTCGGACTCTTCGAGGACACCAACCTCTGCGCCATCCACGCCAAGAGGGTCACCATCATGCCCAAAGACATCCAGCTGGCACGCCGCATCCGCGGGGAGAGGGCATAG